The sequence CAGCTTCAGTCCATTGGAAATAGCAAATTTCATTTTGCCAAAGCCCAACAGTTCTCACGAGCCCGATAACGCCCGGGGGCTTGAAATTTGGACGCACGCTCAGGCGCAGTTTTCCGAGCGACTGAAATTTGCAGAACAACTGGCAAAAAGGATCACCGCAGGACTCCATGACCGTGAACGCTTAAACTACACTGGCCTCGATTCCGGCTATGACGACGCAAAACTCCTCTTTAAACTTGCGGCTGATCAAGGAGGGCCGCGGAACCACCCAAGGGGAATTGGTGATGCCCTTCTAGCCCGATCGCGGTCTACAGCGGGGCGCTTCTCAAATCCCAAGAAATTGTCTGCAGCCCCTTTTCGTATTCCAACTGCAGAAGAGTTCCAATTGTTAGATCAGACGAAAGCGAACTCGTCTCCATGGCGCAATTCTGGGGCGAACTGGAGCTGTGCAGCCTGCTCGCGAAGCAAGTTCGAAATCACACGCTTGTCCAAAAAAGGCAAATGGATGGCACTCATCATGGAACTAAACGATTTTGAAGAAGAGACCAATCCCATTTCACTACAACGCCGATCTTTTCATTACGATCTGCCACTAATCTTTGGGCAATGTAAGCGGATTACGGTTTGCCAGGATTGTCGTCAGATAGTGACCGACGCCAAAACTTTGGTGCCAAGCGTTATCGAAGATTGCATGCCCATAGATGCTATCAGGAAGCTGGCGCAGGACCCCAAGCCGCACCAAGGGCATGTCATCGATAGGCCCGAAATCATTCGCGTCGTGGAAGCCAACACCCAGTGGGCCAAGGCTGCAGAGGATTTTTGGATTCACCGCGATCATGCAAACGACATCGCATTTCATCAATTGCGGTTGGTTCGTAACACCGGATTATCCGACAGTGCTGCAAGGCGGCAATTGATCCCCGAATTGGTTGCGGCAAAGAAATTACCGGGATTTGAATCGGACGAATGGTTTGATTGGCTGATTGCTGAGAGTAAGCGCTCGTTTTAGCTGGAGGCAGCGCCGCAGCTGTGGTGAAGCCTTTCTTCCTATTAGGCCGAACAGATTTATCAAGAAATCAAAATGCTGCGTTCCAATGTGCACCATCACTAGTAAGACTTCGCTTTCATCCATTGATCACGGCGATCGGTTATTTTTACACCGGAACCGCAAAGAAGCTTGCATCGCGTGATTCGTCGGCGCTATGCAACGTCGATGAGTATGCCAAAATTGAAAGATGTTGATTTGCGTATTGCTGCACATGAGCGTCTTTTTGCGCGTGCCAATCAATGTCCAGACACACTCGTTATTGATGAACTCGGCCTCTCTCACGGTGCTTGCAGGGTCGATATCGCTGTAATAAATGGACATATTCGAGCCTATGAAATCAAGGCTGAAGCGGATAACTTGCTTCGCCTCCCTCGCCAGGTAGAAGCTTATAGCGAAGTCGTTGATGCTGCCTCATTGATTGTGACAGAACACCATCTTGATGCCGCCGTTAAACTTGTTCCAGAATGGTGGGGAGTTATTCTTGCGGAACGCCGCAAAACTGGCGATGTTGCTTTTCGCCGCATGCGTAAAGAATATATAAATCGCGGAGCATTGCCGCTTACATTGGTGAAGCTGTTGTGGCGAACCGAAGTAGCTGATTTACTTCGGCAATATGAAATACCAGAGAAAGAACTGCGTGCGCCCCGCGCGATCTTATATGAACATCTCGTCTCAATCTTGCCGCGACGAACTTTAGGCCGAACTGTCCGAGAAACGCTCAAATCCCGTAAAACGTGGCGAGATCGTGCACGACCTTTGTAATATGGTGGTTAGTTCCGACCCACCGCCAGGTTGTCAGGTTCCCAGTATTTTCAGTTCCAACCTGACATCCGGCAACATAGTTGCTTCCGGGCGAAAAAGCAGCGCCGAGATAATAGGCCGAGCCTGTAATGTGGCCACTGCAAGTGCGATATTGGCCAAATCCATTGTCACGAACATTGTTGCCTTTAGCGATTAGCCATCCATCATCAACCGTATAGCGTATGGTAGCGGAAGGTTTTAGCAAGCGCATGTCGCCTTGCGCAATTGTCGGTGCTGAAATGGCATAATCGCCAAATCCAGGTCGCCTAATGTTTGGGCCAAGTGCACCCAAAAGTGCTTTGTAAAGCAACCACTCGCGTCGTGGCCACAATTGTAATGGACCGGTCACCGATCCCATTGAATCCGGAAATGACGCTCCCACTATCGTCAGACTACGCGCCGAGTTAAAAATAGCGGCACCGGATAAGGCTGCAGAGATCAAAGCTATCAAGTCATCCTGAGGATCAAAATTTGGAGATTCCAAATCTAGCACAATATCTAGCTCGTTGGGTCCAATTCCAATAGTTTCACAAAGCAGATATACATTGGTGTCAAAGTCAGGATCAATCGCATCTTCGAGCGAACAGCGAAGCGCCGCCCCATGGCCAGACCATGTATGGATTTCATGAACAGCGTGTTGGTAAGCATCATCACGGTCCAATCCAGTCACAGGAATGAGCGAAGCGTTGAGCGTTGTACATTCATCAAACAGATGGGCCAACGGATGTCGACCATCTGCCATTCGGGTTGCTGGCGGAAGTAATCCGCAATCTAGCAATGCGTGCCGAGAACCCCATTTTTTTTGAATTCGTGTAGCAAAAGAAACAACGTGTTCGTCGATGGTTTTTGACGGAGTTTGCGTTTCGAAATCAAAGTCCGGCGGCGTGACCTCAATTAGAGGGACAATCCTATCTTTTTGCGCGTCCTCCAAGCGTAGGAGAGCCTGATATTCTCCCTGCCGCCACTTCAAAACTGGCATATAACAATGTTGATTTATCGGCATAATTCTATCCTTACAATCCAAATTGACTACGAACGGCTCCTGCCCCGACCAGAGTTCGTAACAACGTATAGTCACCGGCTTCCCGCCGAACACGGCCAGCGATAATCGCAGAGCCCACGCCGAACCGTTTTGCATCTGCAAATACAGCCTTCTCTGTGCGAGTGAATCTCGACACAGCTATTTTCCACTTATCACCGGGCAACAACGCTTCCTGCGCGAACAGATCCGCTTCATCCTCAACATCGTTATTTGCCGGAGCTTCTGTATCGTCGAAGATTGCCGCGAACTTTCCGGTCCCGATATGCAAAACCAAATGGCCAATTTCATGAAATAGCGTG comes from Sphingorhabdus sp. YGSMI21 and encodes:
- a CDS encoding sce7726 family protein → MSMPKLKDVDLRIAAHERLFARANQCPDTLVIDELGLSHGACRVDIAVINGHIRAYEIKAEADNLLRLPRQVEAYSEVVDAASLIVTEHHLDAAVKLVPEWWGVILAERRKTGDVAFRRMRKEYINRGALPLTLVKLLWRTEVADLLRQYEIPEKELRAPRAILYEHLVSILPRRTLGRTVRETLKSRKTWRDRARPL
- a CDS encoding beta family protein, which codes for MPINQHCYMPVLKWRQGEYQALLRLEDAQKDRIVPLIEVTPPDFDFETQTPSKTIDEHVVSFATRIQKKWGSRHALLDCGLLPPATRMADGRHPLAHLFDECTTLNASLIPVTGLDRDDAYQHAVHEIHTWSGHGAALRCSLEDAIDPDFDTNVYLLCETIGIGPNELDIVLDLESPNFDPQDDLIALISAALSGAAIFNSARSLTIVGASFPDSMGSVTGPLQLWPRREWLLYKALLGALGPNIRRPGFGDYAISAPTIAQGDMRLLKPSATIRYTVDDGWLIAKGNNVRDNGFGQYRTCSGHITGSAYYLGAAFSPGSNYVAGCQVGTENTGNLTTWRWVGTNHHITKVVHDLATFYGI